From a region of the Gammaproteobacteria bacterium genome:
- a CDS encoding TRAP transporter substrate-binding protein — protein sequence MKFTVSKLLLPALAVVFSSFTFVSAAQADKITLHGASQFDEKHAFTRLMRKFEQLTKQYYSGEHELEFVMHLNSELGLEKDYVAYMNQGLSVDYAVAAPSHMSTFSKLATLLDPPMLYRDAGHWSKVLSSDVLQPIVDDIYKRADILVLGYGGGGVRHLIVNKPVTNMAEIKNVPIRVMGAPIQTKLFYAFGMSPNVIAYAEVYNAIQTGVIDAAENEAAGIRQMKFYEVGPNISLTAHSITVRPLAFSGKTLRSLPKDLQSAIVQAGKDAGTYGRVTELTEGSGIMAEMESQGKLKTINFTEREKLIAAATPVLIEYFKDLGQSALYNAIQAVK from the coding sequence ATGAAATTTACTGTATCAAAACTGTTGCTTCCGGCGCTGGCGGTCGTTTTTTCCAGCTTTACGTTTGTTAGTGCTGCTCAAGCCGACAAGATCACGTTGCATGGTGCGAGCCAGTTTGATGAAAAACATGCGTTTACGCGTTTGATGCGTAAATTCGAACAACTCACGAAACAATATTACAGTGGCGAGCATGAGCTTGAGTTCGTTATGCACCTAAATAGCGAGCTTGGTCTTGAAAAAGACTATGTCGCCTACATGAACCAGGGCTTGTCGGTTGACTACGCTGTGGCAGCTCCGTCGCACATGTCCACCTTTTCGAAGTTGGCGACTTTGCTCGATCCACCGATGCTTTACCGAGATGCTGGCCATTGGAGTAAGGTTCTTTCCAGCGACGTGTTGCAGCCGATCGTCGACGACATTTACAAGCGTGCCGACATCCTGGTGCTGGGATACGGTGGAGGTGGCGTCCGTCACCTGATCGTCAACAAGCCAGTAACGAACATGGCTGAAATCAAGAATGTTCCGATCCGTGTGATGGGTGCGCCAATTCAAACAAAACTTTTCTATGCCTTCGGTATGTCGCCGAATGTCATCGCCTATGCAGAAGTCTACAACGCCATTCAAACCGGCGTTATTGATGCGGCCGAAAACGAAGCGGCTGGCATCCGCCAGATGAAATTCTACGAAGTTGGGCCAAACATTTCTCTGACTGCACACTCCATCACGGTTCGCCCATTGGCGTTCAGTGGCAAAACACTTCGTAGTTTACCGAAAGATTTGCAATCTGCAATTGTCCAGGCCGGTAAAGATGCCGGAACCTATGGCCGAGTCACCGAACTTACTGAAGGCTCGGGAATTATGGCGGAAATGGAATCTCAGGGTAAACTGAAAACAATCAACTTCACAGAGCGGGAAAAATTGATTGCGGCCGCGACGCCCGTATTGATAGAGTACTTTAAAGACCTGGGGCAGAGCGCTTTAT